In one Deltaproteobacteria bacterium genomic region, the following are encoded:
- a CDS encoding response regulator gives MTESILNGKRILAVDDEPDILESLADLLEDYDDLIFDRASDYETGFHLLRSWTYDAVILDIMGVRGYDLLNASVHLGFPTVMLTAHAFSIDDLKRSIEMGARAYIPKESMADITDFLEDVLTVGYSTGLKRMFQRLGGVFNKKFGSRWMEDEKTFWDQVNSGSYKPEPVILRRVQGPRAQGVE, from the coding sequence ATGACCGAAAGCATCCTGAACGGCAAACGCATACTGGCGGTGGACGACGAGCCCGACATCCTCGAGTCGCTGGCAGACCTGCTCGAAGACTATGACGATCTCATCTTCGATCGTGCATCCGATTACGAAACCGGCTTTCATTTACTCAGGTCCTGGACCTACGATGCCGTTATTCTGGACATCATGGGGGTACGCGGATACGACCTTCTCAACGCTTCCGTGCACCTGGGTTTTCCCACCGTGATGCTGACCGCCCATGCATTTTCCATCGATGATCTCAAGCGTTCCATTGAAATGGGCGCCCGCGCCTACATCCCCAAAGAGTCGATGGCGGATATCACTGATTTTCTGGAAGACGTGTTGACCGTCGGCTACAGCACCGGCCTGAAACGTATGTTTCAGCGCCTGGGAGGCGTCTTCAACAAAAAATTCGGCTCCCGCTGGATGGAGGATGAGAAGACCTTCTGGGACCAGGTCAATTCCGGCAGCTACAAACCGGAACCCGTCATTTTAAGAAGGGTCCAGGGGCCGAGGGCTCAAGGGGTCGAGTGA
- a CDS encoding ABC transporter permease yields the protein MSITRLIGRRTIRSFDHVTTLLTFASTLLLMLFRRPREGRTLVRRVALEQIYFTAVQALSIIIPVALIIGSAIIIQFSKLSAQYDLGSIAVILIVRELGPAITALLIILRSATAVTIETGYMQVLHEIDALEMLGIDVVWFVCIPRLIGITMAILCLFVVFDIVAIIGGYGVVWTITHLPVADFLRQIAGAITVSGIAVGLFKAVCFGITITATSTYHGLNVRKHITEVPVAASRAAVECFFFCLVLNVLISALFYL from the coding sequence ATGTCAATAACAAGACTCATCGGCCGCAGAACCATACGTTCCTTCGACCACGTTACGACCCTGCTCACCTTTGCATCCACACTCCTGCTCATGCTGTTCAGGAGGCCCAGGGAAGGCCGTACGCTGGTCCGGCGAGTCGCATTGGAGCAGATTTACTTCACCGCCGTTCAGGCGTTGAGCATCATTATCCCTGTTGCGTTGATCATCGGAAGCGCCATCATCATTCAGTTCAGCAAGCTGTCCGCTCAATACGATTTGGGGAGCATTGCCGTGATCCTGATCGTCAGGGAACTGGGACCCGCCATAACGGCCCTGTTGATCATTCTGCGGTCGGCCACCGCGGTCACCATCGAGACGGGATACATGCAGGTTCTCCACGAGATCGATGCCCTGGAGATGTTGGGGATCGACGTTGTCTGGTTTGTGTGCATACCCCGTTTGATCGGCATTACCATGGCAATCCTGTGCCTTTTCGTGGTATTCGACATCGTGGCCATTATCGGCGGGTATGGGGTGGTGTGGACGATCACCCATCTGCCGGTGGCCGATTTTTTACGGCAGATCGCCGGTGCCATTACCGTTTCCGGCATTGCCGTGGGGCTGTTCAAGGCCGTTTGTTTCGGTATAACCATTACGGCGACGAGCACCTACCACGGCTTGAATGTGCGCAAGCACATCACCGAGGTCCCGGTGGCAGCCTCCAGGGCCGCGGTTGAGTGTTTTTTCTTTTGCCTGGTGCTCAATGTTTTGATTTCAGCGCTGTTTTATCTGTAG
- a CDS encoding MlaD family protein produces MHTRFKYSVMERVVGIFMLSILVLLLSTVVLLGRGKNWFRKYNTYYTSFNASYNLKPGAAVKYLETDIGKVKAVSLVDNHVRIRLAILDLYASRIRTDVVAKVESPTFIGSEYIAILPGSVDSPLVPPGGELTSVARKSIGDYIEELEVEKTAKDLVVAVQRFSVFMDTINDPEGPFLQAIENLNKTAQHAAKIAGHVQAGEGTAGRMLYSSELMDAALGGLDKVDVILDQLAVASAKTPATMDILQENLAQLESVREEVAESIGLIRSLLEAFQANMPKIQRIIENAEKGSRDIPELTGSAVQGIYDAREELDNVNMIIQALKKNILIRSKLPPPPVVGNTETHLR; encoded by the coding sequence ATGCATACCAGGTTTAAATACAGCGTCATGGAACGGGTGGTCGGCATCTTCATGCTGAGCATTCTGGTGCTGCTGTTGTCCACGGTCGTCCTTCTGGGCCGCGGTAAAAACTGGTTTCGAAAATACAACACCTATTATACGTCCTTTAACGCAAGCTACAACCTGAAACCCGGTGCGGCCGTCAAATACCTTGAAACCGACATCGGCAAGGTAAAAGCGGTCAGTCTCGTCGATAATCACGTCCGGATACGCCTGGCTATCCTCGATCTTTACGCGTCCCGCATTCGAACCGACGTGGTGGCCAAGGTGGAAAGCCCCACTTTTATCGGCTCGGAGTACATCGCGATCCTGCCCGGATCGGTTGACAGCCCCCTGGTACCGCCCGGTGGCGAGTTGACCTCGGTGGCCAGGAAAAGCATCGGCGACTATATCGAAGAGCTGGAGGTGGAGAAAACCGCCAAAGACCTGGTGGTAGCCGTTCAGCGTTTTTCCGTTTTCATGGACACCATCAACGATCCCGAAGGCCCCTTCCTGCAGGCCATCGAAAATTTAAACAAAACCGCGCAGCATGCCGCGAAGATTGCCGGCCATGTCCAGGCCGGGGAGGGGACCGCCGGGCGCATGCTGTATTCTTCCGAACTGATGGATGCAGCGCTGGGCGGACTCGACAAGGTGGACGTCATTCTGGATCAGCTTGCCGTCGCCAGCGCGAAAACGCCCGCCACCATGGACATACTGCAGGAAAACCTGGCCCAACTGGAATCTGTCAGGGAGGAGGTCGCCGAGAGTATAGGGCTTATTCGCAGCCTGCTCGAAGCGTTTCAGGCCAACATGCCCAAGATTCAACGCATCATAGAGAACGCCGAAAAGGGAAGCCGGGACATTCCCGAGCTGACCGGTTCGGCGGTTCAGGGCATTTACGATGCCAGAGAGGAGCTCGATAATGTGAACATGAT
- a CDS encoding NAD(P)-dependent oxidoreductase: MKVAFIGMGTMGVGMALNILNGGYPLTVHNRTREKEAPVVAKGALAAGSPAEAAEDADLIITCVSDTPDVEAVLLGENGVIHGAGKGSVVIDMSTISPAATRDMAAALAEKQIDMLDAPVSGGSEGAQKGTLAIMVGGDQTVFDRALPILETMGQTITLLGPIGSGQVTKAINQVIIAATYLGVAEGMALGLKAGLDCKKVARAISGGAAGSWVLDNRAGNMVDNQYPLGFRVRLHHKDLKIALEAARELGVSMPATALVDQVETGLVGRGYGDEDVSAVARTIRELSGIL, translated from the coding sequence ATGAAAGTGGCATTTATCGGCATGGGCACGATGGGCGTCGGCATGGCGCTCAATATCCTCAACGGCGGCTACCCGTTGACCGTACACAACCGGACCCGTGAAAAAGAGGCCCCCGTGGTCGCTAAAGGGGCTCTGGCCGCCGGGTCGCCGGCGGAAGCCGCAGAGGATGCGGATCTGATCATCACCTGCGTCAGCGACACACCCGATGTGGAAGCGGTCCTTTTGGGTGAAAACGGCGTCATTCACGGGGCCGGCAAGGGCTCTGTCGTGATTGACATGTCCACCATCAGCCCCGCGGCAACCCGTGACATGGCCGCGGCACTGGCCGAAAAGCAGATCGACATGCTCGACGCACCGGTATCGGGCGGGTCCGAAGGCGCCCAGAAGGGGACGCTCGCCATCATGGTGGGGGGCGACCAAACCGTTTTCGATCGCGCCCTGCCGATCCTGGAAACCATGGGGCAGACCATCACCCTCCTGGGCCCCATCGGCTCCGGGCAGGTGACCAAGGCCATCAACCAGGTGATCATCGCCGCGACCTATCTCGGGGTGGCCGAGGGCATGGCTCTGGGGCTGAAAGCCGGTTTGGACTGCAAGAAGGTGGCCCGGGCCATCAGCGGCGGCGCCGCCGGTTCCTGGGTTCTCGACAACCGGGCCGGGAATATGGTCGACAACCAATACCCCCTGGGCTTCAGGGTCAGGCTGCACCACAAAGACCTGAAAATTGCCCTCGAGGCCGCGCGGGAGCTGGGCGTTTCCATGCCGGCAACGGCCCTTGTCGACCAGGTCGAAACCGGCCTTGTCGGCAGGGGATACGGGGACGAGGACGTGTCCGCGGTGGCCCGCACGATTCGGGAGCTGTCGGGGATTCTTTAA
- a CDS encoding tetratricopeptide repeat protein translates to MRPRLISIICIAGLLLTVIACGPDSIFLKYGLDTPAHHTDNGYRFLDNKKYDAAFGEFNRAIELDPNYSPAYVGLGLAYGFRGSPEKAVATMQKARELARDEEQRKLVDDGFEKLKQMGIAN, encoded by the coding sequence ATGAGACCAAGACTGATAAGCATTATCTGTATTGCAGGCTTGTTGCTGACCGTCATCGCCTGTGGTCCGGACAGTATATTTTTAAAATACGGCTTGGACACGCCGGCACACCATACGGACAACGGCTACCGGTTTCTGGATAACAAAAAATATGACGCCGCCTTTGGCGAGTTCAACCGGGCCATCGAACTCGACCCCAACTACTCACCGGCCTACGTCGGATTGGGATTGGCCTACGGTTTTCGCGGCAGCCCGGAAAAAGCCGTGGCAACCATGCAAAAGGCCCGGGAACTGGCCCGGGACGAGGAGCAGCGCAAGCTTGTCGATGACGGGTTCGAAAAGCTGAAACAAATGGGCATTGCCAACTAA
- a CDS encoding bile acid:sodium symporter — protein sequence MLRSIFVKNWFFVGIAAMVLTAFYLPQVGLFVKTYKILNVAIFLGFLVTGLTLDTSSIVTQLKNVKVLLAALISSLFLFPVIAYFLALLFFKAPPDIAVGALIIGTAPATVASGTVMTAIALGNIPLSLFICVLTSFASLLTIPLILSLLLQYTGTSVDLPAMQMLLGLSVKVLLPTVIGQLLRPRLKAAIAPYGKQISIFNQCIVLMIVLNAVSSSAEKILASDVIIVWIFLLMIGLHLLILSINFTISHLIRLDLPSTAAFTIHTSQKTLTISYLVWAGHFYHSHPMALIPPIAYHLTQSVVDTWIAHRFRSKVEQQSIGNRGENI from the coding sequence ATGCTGAGATCGATTTTCGTTAAAAACTGGTTTTTCGTAGGTATCGCCGCCATGGTGCTGACGGCCTTCTATCTTCCCCAGGTGGGCTTGTTCGTAAAAACCTACAAGATACTGAATGTCGCTATCTTCCTGGGGTTTCTGGTCACCGGGCTTACCCTGGACACCTCCAGCATCGTGACGCAGCTGAAAAACGTCAAGGTGCTCCTGGCCGCTCTCATATCCTCGCTTTTTCTGTTCCCGGTGATCGCATATTTTCTGGCGCTTCTCTTTTTCAAGGCCCCGCCGGACATCGCTGTCGGGGCGTTGATCATCGGCACCGCACCGGCGACGGTCGCCTCGGGGACGGTGATGACCGCCATAGCCCTCGGCAACATCCCCCTGAGCCTTTTTATCTGTGTTCTGACCAGTTTTGCATCCCTTTTAACCATTCCTTTGATCCTGTCGCTGCTTTTGCAGTACACCGGGACCAGCGTGGACCTTCCGGCCATGCAAATGCTGCTCGGCCTGTCCGTTAAAGTTCTTCTACCCACCGTTATCGGCCAGCTTCTGCGCCCGCGCCTGAAAGCCGCGATCGCGCCTTATGGGAAGCAAATTTCCATCTTCAACCAGTGCATCGTTCTCATGATCGTGCTCAACGCCGTGTCCAGCTCCGCCGAAAAAATTCTGGCGTCGGACGTGATCATTGTGTGGATTTTTCTTCTGATGATCGGCCTGCATTTGCTGATTCTATCCATCAATTTCACGATTTCGCATCTCATCCGGCTGGACCTGCCCTCTACGGCGGCATTCACCATCCACACCTCCCAGAAAACCCTCACCATATCCTATCTCGTATGGGCGGGTCATTTCTACCACAGCCACCCCATGGCGTTGATCCCGCCCATCGCCTATCATCTGACCCAGAGCGTCGTGGACACCTGGATCGCCCACCGCTTCCGCAGCAAGGTGGAGCAACAGAGCATCGGCAACCGCGGCGAAAACATCTGA
- a CDS encoding nitroreductase family protein codes for MFQEEGGVGYQLACAAAIQNMLLSAHALGLGSLWFIFYDKKALRQILGIPDNRTPVSLICIGKPADQPAATPRKDVKEKIRYI; via the coding sequence ATGTTTCAGGAAGAAGGCGGCGTCGGCTACCAGCTGGCCTGCGCGGCCGCCATTCAAAACATGCTTCTATCGGCGCATGCCTTGGGCCTGGGCTCCCTCTGGTTTATTTTCTATGACAAAAAGGCGCTCAGACAGATATTGGGAATTCCTGACAACAGAACACCCGTTTCCCTGATCTGCATCGGCAAACCGGCGGATCAACCGGCTGCTACCCCCAGGAAAGATGTCAAGGAAAAAATCAGGTACATTTAA
- a CDS encoding radical SAM protein: MSVETAQRYDFEVGMYRPPSEGGSHSLLVRVTRNCPWNRCEFCAMYKSEKFSLRTPAEVKQDIDHVAAISRRLLGDDKAPPHVTREAALRLVKQDPWLGGHYGFDMVFNWLASGGKTAFLQDANSLIMKTNQLVEILQHLRQTFPSLERVTSYARSRTLAQKPLQELAAIHMAGLDRLHVGLETGDEDLLMTVRKGVTGAGHVKGGRKAMEAGFQLSEYWMPGLGGREMADGHARNTAAVLNRIDPHYIRSRPFFPAPGTPLSDRYASGEFTRQSPHEQLMELKTMMEALDVTSRVCFDHAGNYWTDRRGGLLFSQSYEGYKFPEEKPLVLALIEEGLAAN, translated from the coding sequence ATGTCCGTGGAGACAGCCCAGCGTTATGATTTTGAAGTCGGCATGTACCGTCCCCCGAGCGAGGGAGGCAGCCACTCCCTGCTGGTCAGGGTCACCCGCAACTGCCCGTGGAACCGCTGCGAGTTCTGCGCCATGTACAAGTCGGAAAAATTCTCCCTGCGGACACCGGCGGAAGTCAAACAGGATATCGACCATGTCGCCGCCATTTCCCGCCGGCTGCTGGGCGATGACAAAGCACCTCCCCATGTCACCAGGGAAGCGGCCCTGCGACTCGTAAAACAGGACCCCTGGCTGGGGGGGCACTATGGATTCGACATGGTTTTCAACTGGCTGGCATCGGGCGGAAAGACAGCCTTTCTGCAGGATGCCAACAGTCTGATCATGAAAACGAACCAGCTGGTGGAAATCCTGCAGCACCTTCGCCAAACCTTCCCGTCTCTTGAAAGGGTGACCTCCTATGCCAGATCGCGAACCCTTGCCCAAAAACCCTTGCAGGAACTTGCTGCGATTCACATGGCAGGCCTCGATCGGCTGCACGTGGGGCTTGAAACCGGGGACGAGGACCTGTTGATGACTGTCAGGAAAGGCGTTACCGGTGCGGGGCACGTCAAGGGCGGTCGCAAGGCCATGGAAGCTGGATTTCAACTGTCCGAGTACTGGATGCCCGGCTTAGGCGGCCGCGAAATGGCGGACGGCCATGCCCGCAACACGGCGGCGGTGCTGAACCGGATCGATCCCCACTACATCCGTTCCCGCCCGTTCTTCCCGGCGCCGGGAACCCCTTTAAGCGACCGCTACGCCAGCGGTGAATTCACCCGCCAGTCGCCGCATGAGCAGCTCATGGAGCTGAAAACCATGATGGAAGCCCTGGATGTCACATCGCGGGTCTGTTTCGACCATGCCGGCAACTACTGGACCGATCGCCGGGGTGGCCTGCTTTTCAGCCAGAGCTATGAAGGCTACAAATTTCCCGAAGAAAAGCCCCTGGTGCTGGCGCTTATCGAAGAGGGACTGGCAGCCAATTGA
- a CDS encoding PhoH family protein, with protein sequence MTLGNTASISQRARKIFVLDTNVILHDSSCIYHFDEHDVVLPITVLEELDRFKKGKDIINCNSREFIRSLDILTGDGIFNGGVSIGPGKGKVSVFLECGFHEKLKPNFSPDKADHRILNAAYHVAEANTFQNVFLVTKDVNLRMKAKSVGLLAEDYTTDHVKDIDGLYKGKSVIENVSEATIDLLYHAPYEVEAALLSLATPPLSNEFLVMRNGSKSALTFFDGADGRIKRIESKTCFGIRPRNAEQSFAMNALMNREIPLVTLSGKAGTGKTLLALAASIESKRYYRQIYVARPIVPLSNKDIGYLPGDINSKLDPYMQPLYDNLSVIQSRFSGSDAQTHRIKELLEDGKIVITPLSYIRGRSIVKVFFIVDEAQNLTPHEVKTIITRAGEGTKLVFTGDIHQIDHPYLDSQSNGLSYLIEKMKGQKLYAHINLEKGERSDLSDLAINLL encoded by the coding sequence ATGACACTCGGCAACACGGCCTCGATCTCACAGCGAGCCAGAAAAATCTTCGTACTGGACACCAACGTCATTCTGCACGACAGTTCCTGCATTTACCATTTTGACGAGCACGACGTGGTGCTGCCCATTACGGTGCTGGAAGAGCTGGACAGATTTAAAAAAGGCAAAGACATCATTAACTGCAATTCCCGTGAATTCATCCGCTCTCTCGACATCCTGACCGGAGACGGCATTTTTAACGGCGGCGTCAGCATCGGTCCGGGCAAGGGCAAGGTGTCTGTTTTTCTCGAGTGCGGCTTTCACGAAAAATTGAAACCCAACTTCTCACCGGACAAAGCCGATCACCGCATCCTGAACGCCGCCTATCACGTGGCCGAGGCAAACACGTTCCAGAACGTGTTCCTGGTCACCAAGGATGTGAACCTGCGCATGAAGGCCAAGTCCGTAGGCCTTCTGGCCGAGGACTACACCACCGACCACGTTAAGGACATTGACGGGTTGTACAAGGGAAAGAGCGTCATCGAGAACGTGTCCGAAGCAACCATCGATCTGCTCTATCATGCGCCTTACGAGGTGGAGGCCGCGCTGCTCAGCCTGGCGACGCCGCCTCTCTCCAACGAGTTTCTCGTCATGCGCAATGGCAGCAAATCCGCCCTGACTTTTTTTGACGGCGCCGACGGCAGGATCAAGCGCATCGAAAGCAAAACCTGTTTCGGCATCCGGCCGCGTAATGCAGAGCAGTCGTTCGCCATGAACGCCCTGATGAACAGGGAAATTCCTCTGGTGACCCTGTCGGGCAAGGCCGGCACCGGCAAGACCCTGCTGGCCCTGGCGGCATCCATCGAAAGCAAGCGTTATTACCGTCAGATTTACGTAGCCCGCCCCATCGTTCCCTTGAGCAACAAGGACATCGGCTATCTCCCCGGGGACATCAATTCGAAGCTCGACCCATACATGCAGCCCCTTTATGACAACCTTTCCGTTATCCAGAGCAGGTTTTCAGGCAGCGACGCCCAAACCCACCGCATCAAAGAGCTTCTGGAGGACGGTAAAATCGTCATTACACCGCTTTCCTACATACGCGGCCGGAGCATCGTCAAGGTCTTCTTCATTGTGGACGAAGCCCAGAACCTGACACCCCACGAGGTGAAAACCATTATCACCAGGGCCGGGGAAGGCACCAAGCTGGTTTTCACCGGCGACATTCACCAGATTGACCATCCCTATCTGGATAGTCAGTCCAACGGTCTGAGCTACCTCATCGAAAAGATGAAGGGGCAGAAGCTCTACGCCCATATCAACCTGGAAAAGGGTGAACGTTCCGACCTTTCCGACCTGGCCATCAACTTACTTTAA
- a CDS encoding transcriptional regulator: MGDTIRLKKYSNRRLYDTRNSRYVTLQDLTGMIKDGHQVEIIDASTKEDVTAFILTQVILEEARKKNILLPVPVLHLIIRHGDDALSDFFNNYLQKTIQNYLAYKKVFDDQFSRWLDAGTDLGKRMPNIMEAPAAMENIIQMFMPSSQPKKESEDEDQ; this comes from the coding sequence ATGGGTGATACAATACGCTTGAAAAAATACAGCAACCGGCGACTCTACGACACACGCAACAGCCGCTATGTGACGCTCCAGGATCTTACCGGGATGATCAAGGACGGTCACCAGGTGGAAATCATCGACGCCTCCACCAAGGAAGACGTGACCGCCTTCATCCTGACCCAGGTCATCCTGGAGGAGGCCCGCAAAAAAAATATTCTTCTTCCGGTGCCGGTGCTGCACCTGATCATCCGGCATGGCGATGATGCCTTGAGCGATTTTTTCAACAACTATCTGCAGAAGACGATCCAGAACTACCTCGCCTATAAGAAGGTGTTCGACGATCAGTTCAGCCGGTGGCTCGACGCGGGCACCGACCTGGGAAAGAGGATGCCCAACATCATGGAGGCGCCCGCCGCCATGGAAAACATCATCCAGATGTTCATGCCATCGAGCCAGCCGAAAAAAGAAAGCGAGGATGAGGATCAATGA
- a CDS encoding L-serine ammonia-lyase, iron-sulfur-dependent, subunit alpha yields the protein MDTEQTPFTVKDILRTEVAPALGCTEPIAIALAAAAAASLMEKDAIEAIEIWVDPNIYKNGVAVAIPGTQGHNGLDLAAALGALGGVPELRLEVLEPIDDRVVARARKMVHDARVQVNLLQDRKGIFVKAEVRGSGNRAECIIRDLHDNIVSLKRNGEPVSDHPLMRHVAGPDGKTELHQVEAWLKSLPLVRLLELLDDLDGEDLDFIEKGVRFNLRLADYGLKHGSGLGIGKTLNRLVRQRMLTLDMALAARMLTASASDARMDGVKLPAMSSAGSGNHGLTATLPIWAVRDYVECDHKTVLEAIGLSHIITAHVKSHTGRLSAVCGCSIAAGAGATAGISYLLGGDRHHIAGAITNLTEDLAGVICDGAKAGCSLKLATAAGTAVQAALFSLQGIQVKGTDGIISTSPEKTMENVGILSSQGMLETDRTILKIMLEKQFSI from the coding sequence ATGGACACTGAACAAACACCATTTACGGTTAAGGATATTCTCAGGACGGAAGTAGCCCCCGCCCTCGGGTGTACGGAGCCGATCGCCATCGCCCTGGCCGCGGCCGCAGCAGCATCCCTGATGGAAAAGGACGCTATCGAAGCTATTGAAATCTGGGTGGATCCTAACATCTACAAAAACGGGGTAGCCGTCGCCATCCCGGGCACGCAGGGGCACAACGGCCTCGACCTGGCAGCTGCACTGGGGGCGCTGGGGGGCGTTCCCGAACTGCGCCTCGAGGTATTGGAACCCATCGACGACCGGGTGGTTGCACGGGCGCGAAAAATGGTGCACGACGCCAGGGTGCAGGTCAATCTCCTGCAGGACCGTAAGGGGATATTCGTCAAAGCCGAGGTCAGGGGAAGCGGCAATCGGGCCGAATGTATCATCCGCGACCTGCACGACAACATCGTTTCCCTGAAACGCAACGGCGAACCGGTGAGCGACCACCCCCTTATGCGCCACGTCGCCGGGCCGGACGGCAAGACCGAACTGCATCAGGTCGAGGCCTGGCTGAAATCGCTGCCGCTCGTCAGGCTGCTGGAACTCCTGGACGACCTCGACGGGGAGGACCTTGACTTTATCGAAAAAGGGGTCCGATTCAACCTGCGCCTGGCCGACTACGGCCTCAAACACGGTTCCGGCCTGGGGATCGGCAAAACCCTGAACCGTCTGGTCAGACAACGCATGTTGACGCTGGACATGGCACTGGCGGCGCGGATGCTCACGGCTTCCGCCTCTGACGCCAGGATGGACGGTGTCAAACTTCCGGCCATGAGCTCCGCCGGAAGCGGCAATCACGGGTTGACCGCCACCCTGCCCATATGGGCCGTCAGGGACTACGTCGAATGCGACCACAAAACGGTCCTGGAAGCCATCGGGCTCAGTCACATCATTACCGCCCATGTCAAATCCCACACCGGCAGACTCTCCGCGGTCTGCGGGTGCTCCATCGCCGCAGGCGCCGGGGCCACGGCCGGCATAAGCTACCTTCTGGGAGGAGACCGCCACCACATTGCGGGGGCTATCACCAACCTGACCGAAGACCTGGCCGGTGTCATCTGCGACGGCGCCAAGGCCGGGTGCTCCCTCAAGCTGGCCACGGCGGCCGGCACCGCGGTTCAGGCAGCCCTTTTTTCACTCCAGGGGATCCAGGTTAAAGGCACCGACGGCATTATCTCGACATCTCCCGAAAAAACCATGGAAAACGTCGGCATCCTGAGCAGCCAGGGTATGCTCGAAACCGACCGGACCATCCTGAAGATTATGCTGGAAAAACAATTTTCCATTTGA
- a CDS encoding PaaI family thioesterase, translating into MNHPFAELIGLAFESVHQGRSLCRIQIHEKLFNPHCVVHGSVMTALADTGMGGALYPLLEEGESCATIELKITYFKPVREGTLECSTQLLHKGSTVAALESEIFCDATLVAKASGTYAIFHPRKHLKINV; encoded by the coding sequence ATGAATCATCCCTTTGCAGAATTGATCGGCCTGGCATTCGAAAGCGTGCACCAGGGCAGGAGCCTCTGCCGTATCCAGATTCATGAAAAACTTTTCAACCCCCACTGCGTCGTTCACGGCAGCGTGATGACGGCCCTGGCCGACACCGGCATGGGCGGCGCGCTCTATCCCCTTTTGGAAGAGGGCGAGTCCTGTGCGACCATCGAGCTGAAAATAACGTATTTCAAACCGGTTCGGGAGGGCACCCTCGAATGTTCCACCCAGCTGCTGCACAAGGGCAGTACCGTGGCCGCCCTTGAATCTGAAATCTTCTGCGACGCAACGCTTGTGGCCAAAGCCAGCGGGACCTACGCCATCTTCCACCCCCGGAAGCATCTCAAGATTAACGTCTGA
- a CDS encoding MaoC family dehydratase codes for MTGKSYDQLAVGDTAEFSKTVSESDVYLYAGISGDLNPAHINEEYAKGTFFKNRIAHGMLTAGFISAVIGMQLPGPGTIYMGQTLNFLAPVRIGDTVTARVEVVEKIGDKKRVRLATGCYNQDGTQLISGEAMVSPPRGAAG; via the coding sequence ATGACAGGCAAATCCTATGACCAGCTTGCGGTCGGTGACACGGCTGAGTTTTCGAAAACCGTTTCCGAGTCGGATGTCTACCTGTACGCGGGTATCTCCGGCGACCTTAACCCGGCCCATATCAACGAAGAATACGCCAAGGGTACGTTCTTCAAGAACAGGATCGCCCACGGCATGCTGACGGCGGGCTTTATTTCTGCGGTTATCGGCATGCAGCTTCCCGGTCCTGGAACCATCTACATGGGACAAACGCTGAACTTCTTGGCGCCGGTGCGCATCGGCGACACCGTCACGGCCAGGGTCGAGGTGGTGGAAAAAATCGGGGATAAAAAGCGGGTACGGCTGGCAACCGGCTGCTACAACCAGGACGGCACCCAGCTGATATCCGGGGAGGCCATGGTGAGCCCGCCAAGAGGGGCAGCGGGTTGA